In the genome of Osmerus mordax isolate fOsmMor3 chromosome 10, fOsmMor3.pri, whole genome shotgun sequence, the window CAGTGCTAATGCAATACCCAATGTCAGATTAACAATCTTAATCAACTCCATATCCCACAATTCCGTTCCCGTCAAGGTCCTTCGGAACGTGTGCAGCGCTGTGCTCCGCTACGACATCCGCCACCCGGTGGTGAACGACGGCGACGCGCGGCTGTGGCATGATCTGGAGGTGTCCTGCTGGCCCACGCTCGTCCTCCTGGGGCCCCGCGGCAACCTGCTCCTCTCGCTGGTGGGGGAGGGCCACCGCGACAGGCTCGCCCTCTTCTCCGGGGCCGCCCTCAGACACTACGGGGGCCGAGGCCTGCTGAGGGACCACCCTGTGGGGATCCGACTCTACAGggacaccctgccccccaccatcCTGTCCTTCCCTGGGAAGGTGGCGGTGGACGCCAGGAGGAAGAGGCTGGCGATAGCAGACACCGGGCACCACAGGGTCTTGGTGGTGTCCCAGGCTGGAGAGGTGCTTTATGCTGTAGGAGGTGGGTCAGGCTGGTGCTATGGGCTTTCACTGTttcgtgtgtgtggtggtagtggggggtggggttatgTTGTTGGGCATGTATGTGCTTTGTGTGAGGGTTGTTGATGGTAGCTGTGACTGCAGTGGACTTCAAGGTTTGTCTTAGATGACATTGAGGGTTACTGTTTCATTTTGTTATTATGTAGTTATGACAGAGACACGGTGCTGGTTGTGTCCCCAACACAAGGCAAGGACTGGGTAACACATACTTCATAATCCCACAGCTGCTCCAGATATAACACCTCTGGGTATTAGCCTAAAATCTTCTGAATGCTATTTGTCTACCCATTAAAAGACAGCTGGATGATGTTGGTTAAGTGTCTAATTTAAGGTAAATGCCTTTGCTTTGACAAGTGTCTTTTTCAGTATTAACACTGAGGGaagcattattattattatgaataatatatattttaaagttGTTAAGCAACTGTGTTCATACCAGAAGTAGAGTAAGCCTTTCCTCCTGTAACACCCCAGGGCCGGAGAGTGGAAGACAAGATGGCCGCCTTTCCGAAGCTTCCTTCTGTGCTCCTCAGGGTGTGGCCATTAAAGGAGACACTGTGTACGTGGCCGACACGGAGAACCACCTGATACGCAAGGTAATTTGGCTCCAATCCTTCTAAATGCAACTTCACTCCAGCCAAGTTGCAATAGAACCTTTTGTGTCATTTGAAGGTTGTGTGGAAGTCAGGGAATCCATTTTGCACTTTGCGAGGTTATTAAGTTCTCATTACAAAACAAGTCTCACTCACTCAGATTGACCTCCTGGAGGGGCGAGTCAGCACTCTGGCAGGAATGGGGGTTCAGGGCCAAGACAAGGAGGGCGGAGCTATGGGACTCGAGCAGCCAATCAGTTCCCCATGGGATGTAGCTCttggaacagcaggtgagcgAGATGTTCAGCCCACTCTGACCTCAAACATGCAATAGCACTTTATTCTCACAGAATCTAGGTGAAAAAAGGATTTCAATGGGGTCAAAGGGACTGCACAGGCTGCAATAGAAATGGCATCAAAGGGTTAACTTTACATACCGTGCCTAATTGGCAGTGATGCCATTGAATAACTTGAAGACTAACTTTAGAATTATACCAACACGTTTATTTGTATATCAAATCTCAAGATTTTTTTGTGTTCTGCTTTGGGCAGTGAAAGTTCATTTTTTTTCATCTTTGTCTCATTAATCCATCACAGCCTCTCCCTATCTAGAGTAAAAATCTTGTTTTAATGTCCGCTTTTGAAGCTCTCTTTTAGATccttaatctctgaaaatacaCGGGTTGCTCATAGAATGGGGCTCTGTTCGGGAAAAATCCAAAATACAGTTATCGTCAGTGCCTTCAAGTCATGTACTGTGGATTGGTCAGTTTCTTTGTGAAgatgaaagtgtttgtgtgtgtgtgtgtgtgtgtgtagtgctttATCTTTGACCTAGCAGCTGATTGGATGCTGGAGAGGACTTGCTCTACCAAAAGAAAGCTTCTCAGGGAGAGCTGCAGCGCAAAACGCACTGATTGGCCGTTTCAGTCCAAACTTTCGGGCTCCACATCCAGTGAGCATTGACCTCATCTGACAGAAAGAGCCTTTGGCTTCCATTTTGATGATGttctatgatgtgtgtgtgcgtgcgcccgCGTGCATACTAAGAGATGCTTCGAAAAATTCATCATGACAACCCTCAAATTCATTGCCCTGACAACAAAGGCTCTAATCCTGAGTGTGAGTTCTGTGCTGTCCTCCCAGTTTGCCCGCCTCCCTCACAGATTCAGTCAATAACAATATCAAAGAACAATACAAGAAGGCTGACCATCCTAATAAAAAAGAACACCAGAATCCTTATATGACAAGAGACGTTCTGTACCGTGTGAGGCTGTTTGTTTCGAAAATAAACACTGTTGCAATACATCAGGATActttaaatgtgtgtcattTGTTTCACTGTTGTGGGGCTCGGTTTGGTTTACCATGGGTGCACAATGAAGCAGCATAATCAGCAATGCCCCTTTCCTCGCTAGGCTACTTTAACTCTAAGACAGCAGCTTAGCTGCCTTCCTATATCTTAAAGTGTACAGGTAATGTAATATCCAGATCGGAAATGCTACCTCAGGGTTCCACAACGTGGTCATTGAACCCGTATGTCCACTAttatacccccccacacacacacacacctccccctgaGACTGTTCCCAAACACTCATTCCATATTCATGAAGGGATCATTAATGATTCAGCCCACTCCAGTTGGCTTCAATCCCCCAGAGTACAAACCTTTTGCAGTCCAAAGATAAATGTATATCTATGCTGCCAAAGGTGCAACCggtgcccagcctccctccatatTTAATGACGGATATTTGACTGTTTTAGGAGCCGTAAGAACACTCGAGGGTTGCCGATACGACCCCACTGAGAACTTTCTGATTAGCGAGATCTGTATCGGCAGGTGGTGAGGAGGATAACGTGCTGTGGATTGCCATGGCCGGGACCCACCAGATCTGGGCTCTGTTCCTAGCTGATGGGAAGCTGCCCAAAGCGAGGTGAGCTACCGGCATAATGACCTCATCCACGCCGGCCGGCCGTGGAGGACGTGCAGTAGTAGTAGACTGATTCATCACAAGATAGGATCCCATGTCTACTTGGGACAGGCCCAAGTTTGAAATTCGATTTTGAAGGCATGTCAAATCCGTAATCATACTTAATTGATCTTCCCTGGCACCTCTCTGACTTTGTCACTGGCATGACACGTCGGGTGTTTCATATCgttgttttcatttttttcttccttGTTCGTTCCTCCAGCGAATCCAAAGCGGGCACGTGTGTGCGCTGGGCCGGAAGTGGCGGCGAGGAGAACCGCAACAACGCGTACCCGCATAAGGCAGGCTTCGCCCAGCCGTCCGGCCTGGCGCCGGCCCCCGAGGAGCCCTGGAGCTGCCTGTACGTGGCCGACAGCGAGAGCAGCACCGTCCGCACCCTGGCCCTGAAGGACGGGGCTGTCAAGATGCTGGTGGGGGGCGAGAGGGACCCCCtggtgagtgtctgtctgtctgctggatcAGAGAGGGGGATTGTATTGACACAGTAGGAGTGGGGTATAGATTGTATCGAGGCAAGTAACCTGTATCGGTCAAGTATCCTTTTCGGTATTGTAAAGTGATGACATTTTGTATTTCAAAGTTGTTCCCTTTGAAGTCAtccttgttttgtgtgtgtgtgtgtgggggggggggggagtatatTCATTTGTGTAACCTTGATTAATCCAGGCAATTAGTAAATTCTTATTTGCAATGACGGCTTGACAAGTAGAAAGCGCAGTGCAATATTAAGTACGTCAAGCAACACCTAAGTGAAACTGGACAGGCCATCTTTCCACCTGTAATGCACACTAAGCCACCCAAACGGAAACATTTACACTGGCGTCGACTGACAAATGATTCTCACCGGCTCAGACGATGCCTTTACTGGGTATCGGCCAACTGTTGTTGGATGAAGCCTCCCTCCTTATGGACCAATCACAGTTCTGGTGTACGTTCAAGAGGATCAGTCTTACATTTTTTACTTCAGCGTTCAGAGAAGCTGTGCACTGTCACATACATACTGTTTACACTCAATATTATATACAGTACTTTGTAAAAGTCTTAAgcacaaataaaaacatgttaagGTAAAGCAAAACTACTTGAGAAATAATTTAATGAAAAGTCTCTCAGCCTTGCACTTTTATTCCGATAGTATTTCAGACAGTATTCATGTAAAAAATCTTGTGCctagacttttgcacagtactgtacagatATATACATTATACAGCATAAATATACTTTTATAAAATAACAAACCCTTGAAATTATTTGAAAGTGTTTGAGATGCAAAAAAGGCCATTTGCACTCTTAGGACCGATCCATTTGTTTCATTATTCTGGGTGAAACAAAATCTATTGCCCCATGATTTGTAAATAGTATTGGTTCCCATGTCTAGCTATAGGTGTCTCCATATAGGGTCTGAATACAGTGGACTGCCCCAGTCATTCCAGGCTTTCACTCATCACTCTGACTGGCATTCCTGACTGTTCTAATCAGCCTCAGTTTATATTCTCCCTCAGCAATACTTGGTCTATCTCCCCATGAGGTTCTTTATAAGGAAACAAGAGCACTTAGAGGCTGTACCACTTTGTCAGATGAATGCCCAACAAAACATAGTTAAGCTGAGGCGTTCTGACTGATTTTATGTGAACAGCAACAGATTTATTCAAGGGTTGTGCTTCCAGTGACGTGGAATACACTCCATGCAGAAAGTTCTCGCAAACTTGGCATGTGTGGGAAAATTTCAAGGATTTTCTGAATTTCAAGACGGTTTATAATGAGATTCTGTTATCTAATTTGTTTGATTTATTAAACTGGGTGACATCGAGCGAGAGGCTATTTATATCAATTTTCCTGATTTCTGCTCTGCTGTGACAGTTCTCTTCTAGCGACATCTATTTACTCTTTTGAGTTTCAGATGGGTTTTTGAAGCAGAcaatgaaaatgaatgggatttGGTAATTGACATTGTTGTTATGCGTTTCTGTTGCCGGTTAATGAAATGAGGTATTTAAACTATTCCAAGTATGACTCAccctgtgcgtgcgtgcgtgtgtgtgtgtgtgtgtgtgtgtgtggaaggtgggggggggggagagagagtgtgtggtggcTTTCTCCCTTTTTCTACCACGTCTTCTACTTCCTGCTACTACTTTCCGATCCCACAGCACCAGAAACTGAAATGACCCTCTAGTGGAAAGACGGTCTGTGGATATATTCTACCGTTACATATTGGTAGTTCATATTATTTCAGTGATTTCTGCAGTTTGTTcacttcttcaacttcctctTGGAATTTCACACGTATAAACAAGGAACTAAGTACTCAACTAACCTGGTTGCTCAGGTCACACGAGGCATTTGTGGAACCAAACAGCTCTTTAAACAGTGATGGCGTGTTTCTCATTAAATTCATATCCAGTAAGCAAATGCATGACAGTCATGCTTTCACCCCTGTCCTCTTCCAACCCACCCAACTCCCCTTCAAAACATTGCAGAAAGTTGTGTCTTTGCAAAACATTGGATCATTTTTATGGGAAGGGCTTAGAATGGGTTCCCTTGGAATAACAGAAAATCTCACTTGTTATTAGTTGGGTTAGAAGGTTGACTTTATACACTAGCCAATGTTGTCTTAGACTTGATTAACGTAGATGGAACTTGATAAAATCTCCATAGTTCCTAAGGAAGCTCCATTGAACTGTATGGGAATGATTGCTTGGGCTTTCCCAAAATGCTGGTCATCCAGTAACACGTGTGTTTGGACAACAGAATCTCTTTGCCTTTGGAGACGTGGATGGGAAAGGAGTGGAGGCCAAGCTGCAGCACCCTCTTGGTGTGGCCTGGGACCCGGAACAGGGCCTGCTGTATGTGGCCGACTCCTACAACCACAAGGTGAGTGGGCTCTGGGCAGGAGTCTTCCTCCAATCACATCTTCTCACTGGTCCCAACGTCATGCCCTTCTTCTGTTGTCAGTCAGGTTAGATGGGTTGAATGCAGATGAAGAAGACTTTTTACTGTTCCCAGGCTAGCCTTTttcacagcgtgtgtgtgtgtgtgtggtatgtgtgtgtgtgtgtacttcagATCAAAGTGGTAGACCCCAAGACCAAGCAGTGTCGTGTCCTGGCCGggacaggagaggctggggacgTCCTGGGGCCCGGCTTCTTAGACTCCGCCTTCAACGAgcctggagggctgtgtgtgggggcgggagTCCGGGTGCTCTACGTGGCGGACACCAACAACCACCAGGTCAAGGTTCTGGACATGGACACCAAGACCGTTTCCCTGGTGAGGGGCtgggtgtttgcgtgtgtacaTGGGCACCTCTGCCGTTAAACTCTGTTTTGACAACGCCCAATGAGTTCGATGTGTTGACCCTGTATTCCTTACCGTTTGTGACTCTTACTCATGGTGTAATGACCTGACTGTGGCGTTGAAGTGCGTGCTGTTTTAATATGAGGGTATATATAGCCATAGTTGATTATTTCAAAGGCTAAGCCAAAATAACCAAAATATGTCCCTGTTCTGATACTTGTGGAGCTAAGTGTTTGTATTAGAGAGAGCGTGAGTAATGACCGTTCCTATTGCGTACACAACCATAATCCAGGGTTCCATGTTCCCAGCTATGAGTACAAAGCTCTGTAAATACCATCTACCCATCGCGCGCACTCTGTTATTATTTGCTTTTTTTATGTCCCGTGTGTaaatttatatgtctgtgccaATAGCTTTTAATGTGCAAATCATGTGGTCTTTCCGATAATAATTTGGATTACATTGGGATCAAGTGGTTTGAAGTCGGAGTTGACTCTGCGCGCTTTGATACTCTCTTTCAACCCTCGTCTTGAAAGCTCTCCTCACTTTCCCTGTGTTCCCGTCTCAGTTCCCTGTTCTCACAGAGACTGTCGACTCTGTGCCAGCCAAAGCCTCTGGTCCTCCCAAAGTCCCCAAACTTCCCAAATCGGCAGCCAGGATCGTCCTGCCACCTCTGGCCGTGTCCCCGGGGCTGACTGTGACCATGGAGGTGACTCTGTCTCTTCCAGAGGGGACCAAGCTCACAGAGGAGGCGCCCAGCTTCTGGAGCCTGTCTGCTGAGGGTAAGAACACACATCAGGTTCTGGAGCCTGTCTGCTGAGGGTAAGAACACACATCAGGTTCTGGAGCCTGTCTGCTGAGGGGAAGAACACACATCAGGTTCTGGAGCCTGTCTGCTGAGGGGAAGAACACACATCAGGTTCTGGAGCCTGTCTGCTGAGGGGAAGAACACACATTAAAGGGACTGGATTCATCCCAGTCAGAGCCGGAACACTGTCCATCACACACAGATTGGATGTAAATTGTAAGAGAGATCCTTATGAATATTTTTAGCATACATGAATAATGTTGTTGCTTTTCA includes:
- the nhlrc2 gene encoding NHL repeat-containing protein 2 — protein: MASQCSLSTLFPIQSQLDNALDDATTQQEKEHLVHQYLQKLDEREDLKIPDFEEGLEWLNTEGPLSLSKELSGKVVILDFFTYCCINCMHILPDLHQLEKRHPVKDGLVIVGVHSAKFPNEKVLRNVCSAVLRYDIRHPVVNDGDARLWHDLEVSCWPTLVLLGPRGNLLLSLVGEGHRDRLALFSGAALRHYGGRGLLRDHPVGIRLYRDTLPPTILSFPGKVAVDARRKRLAIADTGHHRVLVVSQAGEVLYAVGGPESGRQDGRLSEASFCAPQGVAIKGDTVYVADTENHLIRKIDLLEGRVSTLAGMGVQGQDKEGGAMGLEQPISSPWDVALGTAGGEEDNVLWIAMAGTHQIWALFLADGKLPKASESKAGTCVRWAGSGGEENRNNAYPHKAGFAQPSGLAPAPEEPWSCLYVADSESSTVRTLALKDGAVKMLVGGERDPLNLFAFGDVDGKGVEAKLQHPLGVAWDPEQGLLYVADSYNHKIKVVDPKTKQCRVLAGTGEAGDVLGPGFLDSAFNEPGGLCVGAGVRVLYVADTNNHQVKVLDMDTKTVSLFPVLTETVDSVPAKASGPPKVPKLPKSAARIVLPPLAVSPGLTVTMEVTLSLPEGTKLTEEAPSFWSLSAEGDEWLLEGQVVTGDILDLSQVLSLSTKLPAMTRTASPSPALTLSVWVYCCLAQGGACMMKAASFTQPLDIGPAPAKGGVTVTMAHAF